DNA sequence from the Paenibacillus physcomitrellae genome:
AGTTTAACAAGAACAGCCTGCTGTTCGCGGAAGAAGCGGCCCGGGCGGGCAAAAAGTCGCATGAAGAGATCATCCACCATTCGGTGGAAGAGATCAAATCCCGTAACACTAAATTTGCGGTGGAAGATCCGGGCGCACCCGAGAACTTCCCGCGTTCGTTGTTCGTCTGGCGGTCGAACCTGATCTCCAGTTCGGCGAAAGGGCAGGAATATTTCATGAAACACCTGCTCGGGGCCTCCGACGCTCTGCTGGCCCGTCCGAACGAGGAACAAAAACCGGAAGAAATCGTGTGGCGAGAGGATGTCGAAGGCAAGCTTGACCTCCTGGTCAGCATCGATTTCCGGATGACGGCGACGCCGCTGTATTCGGACATCGTGCTTCCGGCGGCCACCTGGTATGAGAAGACGGATTTATCTTCGACCGATATGCATCCTTTTGTCCATCCGTTTAATCCGGCAATTAATCCGCTGTGGGAATCCCGCTCGGACTGGGATATCTACCGCCAGCTGTCCGAAGTGTTCTCCGAGATGGCCAAAGAGCATCTGCCCGGCGTCTATAAAGATTTGGTCATGTCGCCTCTCGGTCATGATTCCGCCGGCGAAATTGCCCAGCCTATGGGGCTGATCAAGGATTGGACCAAGGGGGAAATCGAGGCGGTCCCCGGCAGAACGATGCCGAACTTCGGCATCGTGGAACGGGATTATACCCAGATCCACGATAAATACGTTTCGCTGGGTCCTAACCTGGCAACCGGAAAAGTCGGCGCCCACGGCGTCAGCTTCTCGGTAGCGGATGAATACGAGGAAATGAAGAAGCTGAACGGCGTCTATCACGACAACTCGATCAAAGACGGATTGCCGAAGCTTCAAAGCGCGAGACAAGCGGCCGATGCGGTGCTGCATTTGTCATCGGCCACGAACGGCCGCGTTTCGCAGAAGGCCTATGGGGAAGCCGAGAAGGAGCATGGCGTTCCGCTGAAGGATATCTCCGCAGACCGCGCCGCGGAGAAGATTACCTTCCAGAGCATTACAGCTCAGCCACGGGAAGTCATTCCGACACCGGTCTTCACCGGTTCGAACAAGCAGGGACGCCGATATTCGCCGTTTACAACGAATATCGAACGTCTGGTACCGTTCCGCACCTTGACCGGCAGACAGCATTTTTACCTGGATCACGAAATTTTCCTGCAATTCGGCGAATCGCTGCCGGTTTATAAACCAACCCTTCCTCCGCTGGTCTTCGGGCCGAGGGACAAGGAGGTCAAAGGCGGCCGGGATACGCTGGTGCTCCGCTACCTGACTCCACACGGAAAGTGGAATATCCACTCCACTTATCAGGATAACCAGCACATGCTGACCTTGTTCCGGGGAGGACCGACGGTCTGGATCAACAATGAGGACGCGGCGGAGCACGATCTCGCCGACAACGATTGGGTGGAAGTTTACAACCGCAACGGCGTAGTGACCGCAAGAGCCGTGGTCAGCCACCGGATGCCGCGAGGCACGATGTTTATGTACCATGCCCAGGATAAACATATCAACGTACCCGGTTCGGAAATTTCGGAGACGCGAGGCGGCAGCCACAATGCCCCGACACGGATCCACCTGAAGCCGACCCAGATGGTCGGCGGATATGCCCAGCTCAGCTATGGATTCAACTATTACGGGCCGATCGGCAACCAGCGTGATGTTTATGTGGCGGTCCGTAAAATGAAGGAGGTTAACTGGCTTGAAGATTAAAGCGCAAGTCGCAATGGTCCTGAATTTGGATAAATGTATCGGCTGCCATACCTGCAGCGTTACCTGCAAAACTACATGGACAAACCGCAAAGGGGCGGAATACATCTGGTTCAACAATGTGGAGACCAAACCGGGCATCGGTTATCCGAAGCGCTGGGAGGACCAGGAGCAGTACAAAGGCGGCTGGGAGCTGCGCAAAGGCAAACTGGAGCTGAAAGCGGGAAACAAGCTTTCTAAGGTTGCGCTCGGCAAAATTTTTTATAACCCCGACATGCCTGAAATGAAAGATTACTATGAGCCGTGGACCTATAATTATGACCATTTGACTCAAGCTAAGGAACAAAAACACTCTCCGGTAGCCAAACCACATTCCGCGGTTACCGGGGACAAAATGAATCTGGAATGGGGCCCGAACTGGGAGGACGATCTGGCCGGAGCCCATGTTACCGGACCGCAGGATCCGAATATCCAAAAGATCGAAGAAGAGATCAAATTCAACTTTGAGCAGTCGTTTATGATGTATCTGCCCCGTCTGTGTGAGCATTGCCTGAATCCGAGCTGCGTGGCTTCCTGTCCTTCGGGCGCCATGTATAAGCGGGATGAAGACGGCATCGTGCTGGTGGACCAGAAGGCTTGCCGGGGCTGGAGATACTGCATGACGGGCTGCCCTTACAAGAAGGTCTATTTCAACTGGCAGACCAACAAAGCCGAAAAATGCACCTTCTGCTTCCCGCGTGTGGAAGCGGGTCTGCCGACCGTGTGCTCGGAAACCTGCACGGGCCGCATCCGTTATTTGGGCGTTTTGCTCTATGATGCTGACCGTGTGCTTGAAGCGGCGTCAACCCCGGATGAACAAGATTTATACAAGCAACAATGCAGCTTGTTCCTCGATCCGTACGACCCCGAGATTATTGCCCAGGCTAGACGGGACGGCCTTTCCGAGGACTGGATCGAAGCGGCTCAGAACTCCCCGGTTTACAAGCTGGCGATTGAATATAAACTCGCTTTCCCGCTTCATCCGGAATACCGTACGCTTCCGATGGTATGGTACGTTCCGCCGCTTAGCCCGATCATGAACTATTTTGAGGGCAAGGATTCGATCCAACATCCGGATCTGATTTTCCCGGCGATCGATGAAATGCGGACCCCGATCGAATACTTGGCGAACCTGCTGACGGCCGGTGATACGGATACGGTCAAAGGAGCCCTGCAGCGGATGGCGATGATGCGCTCGTATATGCGCGCCAAGTCCAGCGGACAGGAGTTTGACGACAGCCGGCTTGACCGGGTGGGGTTAACGGCGCTTCAGACGGAAGAGATGTACAGACTGCTGGCTATTGCCAAATATGAGGACCGCTTCGTGATTCCTTCCTCGCATAAAGAGGAGCATATGAATCCTTACCGGGCTCAAGGCTCCACCGGCTTTAATCATGTCATGGGCAGCATGGACATGGGGCAGGGCTGCAGCGGTTGCGGCGCGGTTCAGTCGATGAATGCGGTTCAATCCATGAACGCCGTTCCGCCGGCTCCGGTCAAAACCGAGGAATCGGGCAAGGAATTCGGCGAGAATTTTTACGGGGGGATCTGGCGTGATTGACGCAATTGACGTATTCAAGCTGCAGGCGTATAAAACCTCGTTTGGCTTCTTCTCCCGCCAGCTGATGTACCCGGAGAAACTGGACTTTCATCCCGTTTTGCTGGAGGAAGCTTTTGATGCGCAGCACCCGGCCATCACCGAGGTTCGAACTTATTGGTCTTTGATGCAGAACCTGAGTATGGAAGAAATCCGGGAGTTGTATACGGAGACGTTTGATTTTGACAAACATTGTGCGCTCTATATGACTTATTTTAAATTTGAGGATGCGAAAGAGCGGGGGCAGATGCTGGCCAAGCTCAAAATGCTGTACGAATTATACGGACTGGTCATGCCGGAAGGGGAGCTTCCGGATTTCCTCCCGCTGATGTGCGAGTTTTTCTATGCGGCAGAATGGAGAAAGGACCCGCGCACGCCTGAAAATTTTCGAATGCCGATTCTGATTCTCGAAGACGGCACTTACCATTTGCTCAAAGCGCTGGAGAAGAAAAACAGTCCTTATGCCCATCTGGTAAAAGGGCTGCGTGCAACGCTTAAAGCGTGCGTCAAACAGGGGGTTGCCGGGTCATGACCATGCTGAACCAATTTTTATGGGTGATTTACCCTTATCTTTGCCTGGCGATTTTTGTTGTCGGCCATATCTTCCGCTACCGGACGGACCAGTTTAACTGGACCGCCAAATCCAGCGAATTTATCGAGAAAAAACGGTTGATGGCCGGCAGCCTCCTGTTCCATCTCGGCGTCATTCCGGTATTTTTTGGCCACGTATCGGGCCTCGGCATCCCTAAATCCTGGATGCGGGCTTTTGGCGTGGATGATCATATTTACCATATCGGCGCCGTTTATATCGGCGGGATTTTTGGGGCGATGACCCTGATCGGCATGCTCATTTTAACGGCACGGCGCTTTACGATGAAGAATGTGCGACGTTTAAGCTCGGCTTCCGACCTGGCGGTGAACGCGCTGCTGCTGATCATCGTCTGCATGGGCATGTTCGCCACTTTGGTTACCAATGCCGTGCGGCCCGAATTCGATTACAGGGAGACGATCTCGGTCTGGTTCCGAGGGCTGTTTATGCTCAGACCGGATGCTTCGCTGATGACGGACGTTCCTTTATCCTTTAAGCTGCATGCCCTGCTCGGTTTTGGCATTTTGGCTTTCTGGCCGTTCAGCAGATTGGTGCATGTGTGGAGTGTGCCCTTGAATTATATGGGCAGAAGTTATATTTTATATAGAAAAAACAAAACGACCAGAAGAGAAGGCTGAGCCTTCTTTTCTGGTTTCCATAGGAGATAACTGGATGAATACGAAGGTGGCATTCCAAAGGGACCTTGACATGGCTCGGGCAACCCTTGGTTTTGATTTCATGGCGCTGGCCCTTGTTGAATCGGCGGAACACAACTATATTATCAAATGGAAGTATGTGTCCGGCAATAAAAATGAACGTTATAAACGCATCGTGCTTCAGTCCGGGAAGGGCATAGCCGGAATGGTCTTCAAGATCGGAAAGCCGCTTTTGATCCCGTCCATTGAACAGGAGGTCGGTCCGGGCAGTCTGTTCAATTATCCGATCGCCCAATCCGAGGATTTGAAGAGTGTGGGAGCAGTCCCGCTATGGAACGAGGAACGGGTGGAGGGCGTTCTGCTGGGAGCTTTTCGCGGCGACAAGCAGGTTACGGATGAGCTGCTTCAAGCCATGGTCGATTTGACCCGAACGTCGTTCAAAGAAAGTACAGAAAAGGAAATGATCTGATTCTAATGACACAAACCAAGTTGGAATACCTCATCCCGTTGTTAATGAACCTTTTTAAGAATGGAACGGAAGCCATCTTTTTCTTTGACCGGGACGGGAAGACAATCGCGATGAACCCGGCTGCCGAAGACATTGTGGGCGAACAGGTGCTCTTTAAGCTTTACCAGGGGGAAAGCCGCGCTCTTTGCGCGACATGCCGCGGGTATACGAGCGAAACGGAGGCAAGAACGTGCCTGGAATGTTATTTTCAAATTCCGGAATCCGAGAACCTCAGCTCTTTCCAGGTTTTTCTCGAAACCAAAGGGAAGGGCATGGTCCCTTACACGGCCTCTTTTCACACCATTGATCCGGAAGAAGGAATCCGTGTGTTTATGCTCCGGGATTTGACCCGGCAGCTCCAGACCCAGGAGAATTTATATAAGCATAAAATAATGAAACACGTCATTGAAGCCCAGGAGAATGAGCGCAAGCGGATTTCCCGCGAGCTTCATGACAGTGTCGCCCAGGAATTGATGAGCGCGGTTCTGGATCTGCGCGTCCTGAAGTATATGACCCAGGATGATCAGCTGCTCAAAAAAATGAAGCAGACAGAGGCTACCATGACCCGCCTGCTGGACGATATCCGGAACCTTTCGGTTGAACTGCGCCCGCCCGCTTTGGATGACCTTGGGCTGGAAGCGGCCTTTCGTTCACATTTCAAGAGGATGGAGCGCAGTTACGGCCTGCTGGTCGAATTCAGCTCGGACCTTTCGCAGAAGCGGTACGGCAATGAAGTGGAGACGGTGATGTACCGGGTCTGCCAGGAAGCCGTCTTAAATGCGCTCAAATACGCGCAGGTCGATACGGTACAGGTCTCGTTAACGGATACGGGCAAGGTGCTGAGCTTGCGGGTGGAAGACAAAGGGGTGGGCTTCAATCAGGGCGACGCGCCGCTTGGAACAGGAATGGGGCTGTTCGGCATGCAGGAGCGGGCAGAGCAGGTTGGCGGCAGCCTGACGGTTGTATCCCGGGTCGGCTCGGGGACCACGGTCCTTCTGCAGGTTCCGGTTGGAAACGATAAGGGAGAAGGAGAGAGCTAACGAATGATACGAATTGTGATTGCCGACGACCATGCAGTCGTACGCAGCGGGTTCTCCATGATTCTGGATTTCCAGGCGGACATGGAGGTTATCGGCACCGCGGCCGACGGTCTGGAGGCCTACACAGTAACGGCTAAATCAAGGCCGGACGTTCTGATTATGGATCTCAGCATGCCGCCGGGTGAAAGCGGGCTGATCGCGACCGGCAAGATTAAGGAAGATTTTCCGGAAACCCAAATCCTGATTCTGACCATGCACGATGACGAAGATTATTTGTTTCATGTCCTGAAGAACGGAGCTTCCGGTTATGTGCTGAAGAATGCGCCGGACGAAGAGCTTCTTCTGGCTATAAGGACCGTTTACAGCGGTGGAACCTATATTAATCCGAAAATGGCCACCTCGCTGGTCCGTGAGTTTGTTAACAAGGATCATTCGGCTCATTTGGACGATCCTTTCGAGCTTTTGTCCAAAAGGGAATTGGAAATTCTGCCATTGATCGCAAAAGGTTACGGAAACAAGGAAATTGCCGAGAAGCTGTTCGTATCCGTCAAGACGGTGGAAGCCCACAAGGCTAAAATTATGGAGAAGCTGCAGCTGAAAAGCCGGCCCGAGCTGGTGGAATATGCGCTGAAGAAAAAGCTGCTTGATTTTTGAGCAGCAAAACGAACGTTCGAGCACCTGCAAAGCTATCATCCCTTAGGTGGGGGTGGAGCTTTACAGGTGTTTTTTGTTGTGTGGAAAGGGAGGCCGAAGAGAGGCCGGCAGCGGACAGGGAGCGGCTGTCGGTCTCATCGGGGATTCCCCGGCCAAGGAGAGGGGACTCCCCTATATCTGCAGTCTAAACCTGCAAATACAATAAGAGAAGAAAAGGCAACGCCAGAATGAAACTGTAGAAAAAGGTGAATAAAATGATAAAAAAAATTCAGCTGCCGCTGCAGACGCTGAACTTGATTGTCGGATTTATGATCTGGGTAATTATTTCGTCATTGCTGCCCTACATTACCGATGATATTAAAATTCCTGCAGATCAATTGTCCATGGTGACGGCCATACCGGTCATCCTTGGTTCTGTCCTGAGGATTCCATTGGGTTATTATGCCAATATATTTGGGGCAAGAATTCTGTTTCTAGTCAGCTTTATCCTCCTGCTGTTCCCGGTTTATTACATAAGCGAGGCTTCAAGCCTGACCGATTTGATCATCGGCGGCTTGTTTCTCGGCATTGGCGGGGCCGTGTTCTCGGTTGGCGTCACCTCACTGCCTAAATATTACCCCAAGGAGAAACACGGTTTGGTTAACGGCGTATACGGAGCCGGAAATATCGGGACGGCGGTGACAACCTTTGCTGCACCGATTATAGCTACGAAAATCGGCTGGGCGCCGACCGTTAAGCTGTATCTTTTCCTGCTGCTTCTGTTTATTTTGCTGAACTTCTTTCTCGGAGACCGCAAGGAAGTGAAAGTCAAGACACCGATCGTCGAGCAGATCAAAGGGGTCTACAAGAATCAGAAAATGTGGTTTTTCTCGCTTTTTTATTTCATCACTTTTGGTTCCTTTGTTGCGTTTACCGTCTACCTTCCGAACTTTCTGGTCTCGAATTTTGAGCTGGACAAAGTGGATGCCGGCATGCGGACGGCGGGCTTTATTGCAGTCGCGACTCTGATGAGGCCGGCAGGCGGCTGGCTGGCGGACCGGTTTAAGCCGTTGTTTCTCCTGATGGGAACATTTGCCGCTTATACCTTATCGGCTATTCTGCTTGCCTTCTCGCCTTCGATCGGCCTGTATTCGGTAGGCAGTCTGGTCATTGCCGTGTGCGCGGGGATCGGGAACGGAGTTATTTTCAAGCTGGTTCCGCTTTATTTCAATAAGCAGGCGGGTATCGTGAACGGGATTGTTTCCATGATGGGGGGACTGGGCGGATTCTTCCCGCCGGTCCTGCTGTCGGCGATACACGGCATAACCGGGCAATATTCGATCGGTTTTATGCTTCTTTCCCAAGTGGCGCTTGCCAGCCTCGTGCTCGTCATCTGGATGTATTATCAGGATCGTCTGTCCCTGCAGTCCGAGGTGTTTAATTCAACGGGCCAGGGGGTTCTGGTTACGGATGTGTCCGGCAAAATTATGGCGGTCAATCCGGCTTTCACCCGTCTGACGGGTTACGTTGAGAAAGAGGTTGTCGGGGAGAAGCCCAGCGTTCTGAAATCCGGACGTCAGCCCGAAGGCTTCTACCGGGAGATGTGGAAGGCGATCAAGGAGAAAGGCGTTTGGCAGGGCGAAATCTGGAACAAACGCAAAAATGGAGAAGCGTATTTGCAGTGGCTTACGATCAGCGCCGTCAAGGATGAGACCGGCGACGACGTCCGTTATGTCGGCACGTTCAGCGATATTACTCTGGAGAAATCATAAGGAAACCCTGGCAAAAGCAAGCGGGGTTCGACACGAGCCAAGGGAAGGAAAAGAAGCCATGATCAGGGAGAACGTAACGGATCAATACCATCGCCCTATGCGCGATTTAAGAATATCGGTGACGGATCGCTGCAATTTTCGCTGCACCTACTGCATGCCGAAGGAGCTGTTCGGCGATGACTTTGCTTCCCTTCCGCAGGAGGAGCTGCTGACGTTTGATGAGATCCGGCGGCTGGTCAAGCTGTTTGTATCGATGGGCGTCAGGAAAATCCGCCTGACCGGTGGAGAACCGCTGGTCCGCAGCGGCCTGCCCGATCTGGTTGCGTCTTTGGCATCCATCGAGGGAGTCGAGGATATCGGCTTGACGACCAATGGACTGCTTCTTGGCCGGCAGGCGCAGCCGCTTTATCAAGCCGGACTCAGGCGGCTGAACGTCAGCCTTGACGCGCTGGAACCCGAACGGTTCGCCAGCATCAATGGACGGGGCATCAAGCCTGCTGTTATTTTAAAGAATATAGAACTGGCCCAATCCCTAGGTTTTCATCTTAAAGTAAATATGGTTGTGCAGAAGGGCGTTAATGATTCGGAGATTCTTCCGATGGCAGCCTATTTCAAAGGGAAGGGAATTCCCCTAAGGTTTATCGAATTTATGGATGCCGGCAATGGCAATGGATGGAGCTTCAGCAGGGTCGTCACGAAGCAGGAAATCTATGAACGACTAAGCAGAGTCTACGACCTGGAGCCTGTGGAACCCGGTTACTTCGGAGAGGTTGCAGCGAAATACCGGTACCGGGACGGAGGAGCGGAGGTGGGATTCATCAGCTCGGTCTCCGAATCGTTTTGCTCATCATGTACACGGGCAAGATTATCTTCGGACGGGAAAATGTACACCTGCCTGTTTGCCTCCGAAGGCTTTGACCTGCGGGGGATGCTGCGCAGCGGCGTCCAGGAGGAGCTGCTAAGCTCAGCTATTCGGCGGATCTGGGAGATGCGCGTTGACCGCTATTCGGATGAAAGAACGGAGCAGACGGTCCTTAGGAAGAAAATCCCCATGTCTTATATAGGCGGCTGAACGTAAATCAGGAAGAATTAACGCCATTACATCTCAAGATGAACCAACTAAACAGGATACGAATAAACAGGATACAACT
Encoded proteins:
- the narJ gene encoding nitrate reductase molybdenum cofactor assembly chaperone encodes the protein MIDAIDVFKLQAYKTSFGFFSRQLMYPEKLDFHPVLLEEAFDAQHPAITEVRTYWSLMQNLSMEEIRELYTETFDFDKHCALYMTYFKFEDAKERGQMLAKLKMLYELYGLVMPEGELPDFLPLMCEFFYAAEWRKDPRTPENFRMPILILEDGTYHLLKALEKKNSPYAHLVKGLRATLKACVKQGVAGS
- a CDS encoding sensor histidine kinase — protein: MNLFKNGTEAIFFFDRDGKTIAMNPAAEDIVGEQVLFKLYQGESRALCATCRGYTSETEARTCLECYFQIPESENLSSFQVFLETKGKGMVPYTASFHTIDPEEGIRVFMLRDLTRQLQTQENLYKHKIMKHVIEAQENERKRISRELHDSVAQELMSAVLDLRVLKYMTQDDQLLKKMKQTEATMTRLLDDIRNLSVELRPPALDDLGLEAAFRSHFKRMERSYGLLVEFSSDLSQKRYGNEVETVMYRVCQEAVLNALKYAQVDTVQVSLTDTGKVLSLRVEDKGVGFNQGDAPLGTGMGLFGMQERAEQVGGSLTVVSRVGSGTTVLLQVPVGNDKGEGES
- a CDS encoding GAF domain-containing protein is translated as MNTKVAFQRDLDMARATLGFDFMALALVESAEHNYIIKWKYVSGNKNERYKRIVLQSGKGIAGMVFKIGKPLLIPSIEQEVGPGSLFNYPIAQSEDLKSVGAVPLWNEERVEGVLLGAFRGDKQVTDELLQAMVDLTRTSFKESTEKEMI
- a CDS encoding response regulator, with the translated sequence MRIVIADDHAVVRSGFSMILDFQADMEVIGTAADGLEAYTVTAKSRPDVLIMDLSMPPGESGLIATGKIKEDFPETQILILTMHDDEDYLFHVLKNGASGYVLKNAPDEELLLAIRTVYSGGTYINPKMATSLVREFVNKDHSAHLDDPFELLSKRELEILPLIAKGYGNKEIAEKLFVSVKTVEAHKAKIMEKLQLKSRPELVEYALKKKLLDF
- the moaA gene encoding GTP 3',8-cyclase MoaA, which encodes MIRENVTDQYHRPMRDLRISVTDRCNFRCTYCMPKELFGDDFASLPQEELLTFDEIRRLVKLFVSMGVRKIRLTGGEPLVRSGLPDLVASLASIEGVEDIGLTTNGLLLGRQAQPLYQAGLRRLNVSLDALEPERFASINGRGIKPAVILKNIELAQSLGFHLKVNMVVQKGVNDSEILPMAAYFKGKGIPLRFIEFMDAGNGNGWSFSRVVTKQEIYERLSRVYDLEPVEPGYFGEVAAKYRYRDGGAEVGFISSVSESFCSSCTRARLSSDGKMYTCLFASEGFDLRGMLRSGVQEELLSSAIRRIWEMRVDRYSDERTEQTVLRKKIPMSYIGG
- the narH gene encoding nitrate reductase subunit beta, producing MKIKAQVAMVLNLDKCIGCHTCSVTCKTTWTNRKGAEYIWFNNVETKPGIGYPKRWEDQEQYKGGWELRKGKLELKAGNKLSKVALGKIFYNPDMPEMKDYYEPWTYNYDHLTQAKEQKHSPVAKPHSAVTGDKMNLEWGPNWEDDLAGAHVTGPQDPNIQKIEEEIKFNFEQSFMMYLPRLCEHCLNPSCVASCPSGAMYKRDEDGIVLVDQKACRGWRYCMTGCPYKKVYFNWQTNKAEKCTFCFPRVEAGLPTVCSETCTGRIRYLGVLLYDADRVLEAASTPDEQDLYKQQCSLFLDPYDPEIIAQARRDGLSEDWIEAAQNSPVYKLAIEYKLAFPLHPEYRTLPMVWYVPPLSPIMNYFEGKDSIQHPDLIFPAIDEMRTPIEYLANLLTAGDTDTVKGALQRMAMMRSYMRAKSSGQEFDDSRLDRVGLTALQTEEMYRLLAIAKYEDRFVIPSSHKEEHMNPYRAQGSTGFNHVMGSMDMGQGCSGCGAVQSMNAVQSMNAVPPAPVKTEESGKEFGENFYGGIWRD
- the narI gene encoding respiratory nitrate reductase subunit gamma, with amino-acid sequence MTMLNQFLWVIYPYLCLAIFVVGHIFRYRTDQFNWTAKSSEFIEKKRLMAGSLLFHLGVIPVFFGHVSGLGIPKSWMRAFGVDDHIYHIGAVYIGGIFGAMTLIGMLILTARRFTMKNVRRLSSASDLAVNALLLIIVCMGMFATLVTNAVRPEFDYRETISVWFRGLFMLRPDASLMTDVPLSFKLHALLGFGILAFWPFSRLVHVWSVPLNYMGRSYILYRKNKTTRREG
- a CDS encoding nitrate/nitrite transporter — its product is MIKKIQLPLQTLNLIVGFMIWVIISSLLPYITDDIKIPADQLSMVTAIPVILGSVLRIPLGYYANIFGARILFLVSFILLLFPVYYISEASSLTDLIIGGLFLGIGGAVFSVGVTSLPKYYPKEKHGLVNGVYGAGNIGTAVTTFAAPIIATKIGWAPTVKLYLFLLLLFILLNFFLGDRKEVKVKTPIVEQIKGVYKNQKMWFFSLFYFITFGSFVAFTVYLPNFLVSNFELDKVDAGMRTAGFIAVATLMRPAGGWLADRFKPLFLLMGTFAAYTLSAILLAFSPSIGLYSVGSLVIAVCAGIGNGVIFKLVPLYFNKQAGIVNGIVSMMGGLGGFFPPVLLSAIHGITGQYSIGFMLLSQVALASLVLVIWMYYQDRLSLQSEVFNSTGQGVLVTDVSGKIMAVNPAFTRLTGYVEKEVVGEKPSVLKSGRQPEGFYREMWKAIKEKGVWQGEIWNKRKNGEAYLQWLTISAVKDETGDDVRYVGTFSDITLEKS